A genome region from Meriones unguiculatus strain TT.TT164.6M chromosome 19, Bangor_MerUng_6.1, whole genome shotgun sequence includes the following:
- the Ucma gene encoding unique cartilage matrix-associated protein, producing the protein MSWRQVILLSCLSATLLLCMLQEGTSASVGSRQASGEETQDGTKQNIFMQESDASNFLKRRGKRSPKSRDEANAENRQKLRDQELRREYYEEQRNEFENFVEEQRDEQEERTREAVEQWRQWHYDGLYPSYLYNRHHI; encoded by the exons ATGTCCTGGAGACAGGTCATCCTCCTGTCGTGTCTCTCGGCGACACTGCTCCTGTGTA TGCTACAAGAGGGGACCAGCGCTTCtgtgggcagcaggcaggcatccGGAGAAGAGACCCAGGATG GTACGAAACAGAACATTTTCATGCAAGAATCTGATGCCTCGAACTTCCTCAAGAGGCGTGGCAAGCGGTCTCCTAAATCCCGAGATGAAGCCAATG CGGAAAACAGACAGAAGCTGCGAGACCAAGAGCTGCGGAGAGAGTATTATGAGGAACAAAGGAACGAGTTTGAGAACTTCGTGGAGGAACAAAGAGATG AGCAGGAAGAGAGGACCAGGGAAGCAGTGGAGCAGTGGCGACAGTGGCATTATGATGGCCTGTACCCTTCCTACCTCTACAACCGCCATCACATCTGA